The Chroicocephalus ridibundus chromosome 3, bChrRid1.1, whole genome shotgun sequence genome has a segment encoding these proteins:
- the CALHM4 gene encoding calcium homeostasis modulator protein 4 encodes MTLLPKWFTFLKGKEVIIANAIIAILTIGGQQLFSFFTFSCPCHVGQNLIYGLAFLGVPALILLVVGYALNNQTWRLVTGKRSPLQKETTPNRLLHCKLICFVLCSITGRALVAPITWLAVTLINGSYYVCAMSEYVSVHYYGADPNVTASERRRILAAFPCSQLVPPELTRARDEVILLLRYQSQVAGWLLIAVVVITVFLSYCLASCFSPLSFLHFRYWSSYVHNEQELFDEATDQHSRLYAMQHVRKFFGFVPGSENVKEIRIPSLREWQAISGLAFLKRVDEEHYDYSLLHDWALKESVNGKFLKTDEDPVIRTQL; translated from the exons ATGACTTTGCTTCCAAAGTGGTTTACTTTTCTAAAAGGCAAAGAGGTTATTATTGCTAATGCTATAATTGCAATATTGACAATTGGTGGGCAGCAGCTATTCTCTTTTTTTACATTCAGCTGTCCCTGTCATGTTGGACAGAACCTTATCTATGGGCTGGCTTTCCTAGGAGTTCCTGCACTGATCCTTCTGGTTGTTGGCTATGCCTTGAATAACCAGACTTGGAGGCTGGTTACTGGCAAAAGGTCTCCTCTTCAGAAAGAGACTACGCCAAACCGGTTACTGCATTGCAAACTGATTTGCTTTGTCTTGTGCAGCATCACTGGGAGAGCCCTGGTTGCTCCAATAACGTGGCTAGCAGTCACCCTGATAAATGGCTCCTATTATGTCTGTGCCATGAGTGAGTATGTCTCTGTGCATTATTATGGAGCTGATCCTAATGTTACTGCTAGTGAACGCAGAAGGATACTGGCTGCATTTCCGTGCAGTCAGTTAGTTCCTCCAGAGCTGACCCGGGCAAGAGATGAAGTGATTCTCCTACTCCGATACCAGTCACAA gTGGCTGGCTGGCTTCTGATTGCTGTGGTAGTCATCACTGTCTTCCTGTCTTACTGCCTGGCAAGCTGTTTCTCCCCACTCAGCTTTCTACATTTCAGATATTGGAGCAGCTATGTCCATAATGAGCAGGAGCTCTTTGACGAAGCAACAGACCAGCACTCCAGGCTCTATGCCATGCAGCACGTAAGGAAGTTCTTTGGCTTTGTCCCAGGGAGTGAAAATGTAAAGGAAATCCGTATCCCATCTCTCAGAGAGTGGCAAGCTATTTCTGGACTGGCCTTTCTAAAACGAGTGGATGAGGAGCACTACGACTACAGCCTCCTCCATGACTGGGCACTCAAGGAGTCTGTAAATGGAAAATTCCTGAAGACCGATGAAGACCCTGTGATTAGAACGCAGCTCTGA